A single region of the Vulgatibacter sp. genome encodes:
- a CDS encoding CheR family methyltransferase has protein sequence MAERELYETASGARERGQAAAPETLEEIEVSLLLEGLWRHHGIDFRDYARASLKRRLRNALQSEKIRNVSQLQALVLHDPAALDRLLGHLSVHVTSLFRDPSFFRAIRERVVPMLRSHPFVRIWHAGCSTGEEVYSMAMLLEEEGLYDRCRIYATDMNAAVLEKARSGVFSLNQMKEYTANYIAAGGKRSLSDWYSATADHAQIKSSLRRNVVFAQHNLVTDGSFNEFHLVLCRNVMIYFNPTLQARVHRLIYGSLRRFGMLALGRREVLDHTVHATDYEVVDEAERIYRRIG, from the coding sequence GTGGCTGAGCGAGAGCTGTACGAAACGGCCTCCGGTGCCAGGGAGCGCGGCCAAGCGGCGGCGCCCGAGACGCTGGAGGAGATCGAGGTCTCCCTTCTCCTCGAAGGGTTGTGGCGGCACCACGGGATCGACTTCCGCGACTATGCGCGCGCGTCGCTGAAGCGGCGGCTGCGCAACGCGCTCCAGTCCGAGAAGATCCGCAACGTCTCGCAGCTGCAGGCGCTGGTGCTCCACGATCCGGCTGCGCTGGATCGGCTCCTCGGGCACCTCTCGGTGCACGTGACCTCGCTCTTCCGGGACCCGAGCTTCTTCCGCGCGATCCGGGAGCGGGTGGTGCCGATGCTCCGCTCCCATCCCTTCGTGCGGATCTGGCACGCGGGGTGCTCGACCGGTGAGGAGGTCTACTCGATGGCGATGCTCCTCGAGGAGGAGGGGCTCTACGATCGCTGCCGGATCTACGCCACCGACATGAACGCCGCCGTCCTGGAGAAGGCGCGCAGCGGCGTCTTCTCCCTCAACCAGATGAAGGAATACACCGCCAACTACATCGCGGCGGGGGGGAAGCGGTCGCTCTCCGACTGGTACAGCGCCACCGCCGACCATGCGCAGATCAAGTCGTCCCTGCGGCGGAACGTGGTCTTCGCCCAGCACAACCTCGTCACCGACGGCTCCTTCAACGAGTTCCACCTCGTGCTCTGCCGCAACGTGATGATCTACTTCAACCCCACGCTCCAGGCCCGGGTGCATCGGCTGATCTACGGGAGCCTGCGCCGCTTCGGCATGCTGGCGCTGGGGCGGCGCGAGGTCCTCGACCACACGGTGCACGCCACCGATTACGAGGTCGTCGACGAGGCCGAGCGGATCTACCGCCGCATTGGTTAA
- a CDS encoding HAMP domain-containing protein, with protein MPTANAGSSDTLDLKQLLSVLVSVRKGDFTERMPVDRSGLAGKVCDALNEIIELNEATANELARLSEVVGKEGKLSARADLRGAKGSWASSIESVNTLITDLVHPTTEVTRVIGAVARGDLTASMSLEVEGRPLQGEFLRTARLVNGMVGQLGSFASEVTRVAREVGTEGKLGGQAQVDGVSGTWKDLTDSVNLMASNLTAQVRNIAEVTTAVATGDLGKKITVDVKGEIYELKQTINTMVDQLSSFASEVTRVAREVGTEGKLGGQANVNGVSGVWKDLTDNVNSMASNLTSQVRNIAEVTTAVANGDLSKKITVDVKGEIYELKQTINTMVDQLSSFASEVTRVAREVGTEGKLGGQADVRGVSGVWKDLTDNVNLMGSNLTAQVRNIAEVTTAVATGDLSKKITVHVRGEILELKNTINTMVDQLGSFASEVTRVAREVGTEGKLGGQAEVKGVSGVWKDLTDNVNSMASNLTSQVRNIAEVTTAVANGDLGKKITVDVRGEMLELKNTINTMVDQLSSFASEVTRVAWEVGTEGKLGGQAQVRGVAGTWKNLTDSVNSMASGLTAQVRDIARVTTAVANGELSKKITVEVRGEILELKNTINTMVDQLGSFASEVTRVAREVGTEGKLGGQADVPGVAGTWKDLTDNVNSMASNLTSQVRNIAEVTTAVANGDLSKKITVDVKGEIYELKNTINTMVDQLGSFASEVTRVAREVGTEGKLGGQADVRGVSGVWKDLTDNVNSMASNLTDQVRNIADVTTAVATGDLSKKITVDVKGEMLDLKSTINTMVDQLRSFASEVTRVAREVGTEGKLGGQADVPGVAGTWKDLTDNVNLMASNLTAQVRGIANVVTAVAAGDLKRKLALEAKGEIAALADTINGMIDTLAIFADQVTNVAREVGVEGKLGGQAKVPGAAGIWRALTDNVNQLAANLTTQVRAIAEVATAVTKGDLTRSIAVEAQGELAALKDNINQMILNLRETTRRNTEQDWLKTNLAKFTRLLQGQRDLEAVSKLILNELAPLVSAQHGVFYLMDPSDKNTLQLLSSYAYKERKGLSNRFKTGEGLVGQCALEKERILITDVPEDYIRISSGLGDAAPRNIVVLPVVFEGEVKAVVELASFYRFNEIHLAFLDQLTESIGIVLNTIAAGMRTEELLKQSTQLADELRSQQSELTETNRRLEQQARSLQASEERLKQQQEELQQTNEELEERSRLLQVQNAEVERKNREIEQAKLALEERAQQLALASKYKSEFLANMSHELRTPLNSLLILSRLLADNGEGNLDDRQVEFAETIHASGSDLLSLINDILDLSKIESGTMAVDIDEFVLGQAREYVERTFRQVAADKGLEFRVEFSPALPRSMYTDGRRLQQVLKNLLANSFKFTEKGSVILRVEEAKGGWSAGNTSLQRAEGVIAFSVEDTGIGIAESKQRIIFEAFQQADGTTSRKYGGTGLGLSISRELATLLGGEIVVKSEPGKGSTFTLYLPRTFLPQPVRSPLRNVPWGGGTMGEMWSAGALPEDVNTALLPPGIEDDRQQLQDGDRKVLIMEDDPGFARVLLDLAREKGFKGIVASRGDTGLALARELKPDAITLDLRLPGADGWTVLDRLKHDAATRHIPVHVITGSDANWKRGLRLGALAWLQKPASREQIGDALDSVTTFLERPVKNLLVVEDDEKQRMAIRNLIGNGDVKTTAVGSGAAALAALDEKHFDCVVLDLGLPDMDGVELIEKLHEKAGERLPIVIYTGKELTEQEEIALKRVSDAIVIKGVRSPEHLLDETALFLHRVESNLPVEKREMLKRVQDPILSSRTVLVVDDDVRNIFALTSVLERQAMKVLFAENGRKGLETLKANPEIDVVLMDVMMPEMDGYETMRAIRQEGTFRHLPIIALTAKAMKGDREKCIEAGASDYITKPVDTDQLLSLLRVWLYGAGEKKPATGSQVRPEA; from the coding sequence ATGCCGACGGCCAACGCTGGCTCCAGCGACACCCTCGATCTCAAGCAGCTCCTGTCCGTGCTCGTCTCGGTCCGCAAGGGCGACTTCACCGAGCGCATGCCGGTGGACCGGAGCGGCCTCGCAGGCAAGGTCTGCGACGCGCTCAACGAGATCATCGAGCTCAACGAAGCCACCGCCAACGAGCTGGCTCGCCTGAGCGAGGTGGTCGGCAAGGAGGGCAAGCTCTCCGCCCGTGCCGACCTCCGGGGGGCGAAGGGTTCGTGGGCCTCGTCGATCGAGTCGGTCAACACGCTGATCACCGACCTCGTCCACCCGACCACCGAGGTCACCCGCGTCATCGGCGCGGTGGCCCGCGGCGACCTCACCGCCTCGATGTCCCTCGAGGTGGAGGGCAGGCCGCTGCAGGGCGAGTTCCTCCGCACGGCCCGGCTGGTCAACGGCATGGTCGGCCAGCTCGGCTCCTTCGCCTCGGAGGTGACCCGCGTCGCCCGCGAAGTGGGCACCGAGGGCAAGCTCGGCGGCCAGGCGCAGGTGGATGGCGTCTCGGGCACCTGGAAGGACCTCACCGACAGCGTGAACCTGATGGCGTCGAACCTGACGGCGCAGGTCCGCAACATCGCCGAGGTCACCACGGCGGTGGCGACGGGCGATCTCGGCAAGAAGATCACCGTCGACGTGAAGGGAGAGATCTACGAGTTGAAGCAGACCATCAACACCATGGTCGATCAGCTCTCCTCCTTCGCCTCGGAAGTGACCCGCGTCGCCCGCGAAGTCGGTACGGAAGGCAAGCTCGGCGGCCAGGCCAACGTGAACGGCGTCTCGGGCGTCTGGAAGGATCTCACCGACAACGTGAACTCGATGGCCTCGAACCTCACCTCCCAGGTTCGAAACATCGCCGAGGTGACCACGGCGGTGGCAAACGGCGATCTCTCCAAGAAGATCACCGTCGACGTGAAGGGCGAGATCTACGAGCTGAAACAGACCATCAACACCATGGTCGATCAGCTCTCCTCCTTCGCCTCGGAAGTGACCCGCGTCGCCCGCGAAGTGGGTACGGAAGGCAAGCTCGGTGGCCAGGCCGACGTCCGCGGCGTCTCCGGCGTCTGGAAGGACCTCACCGACAACGTGAACCTGATGGGATCGAACCTCACCGCGCAGGTTCGAAACATCGCCGAGGTGACCACGGCGGTGGCGACCGGTGATCTCTCCAAGAAGATCACCGTGCACGTGCGAGGCGAGATCCTCGAGCTCAAGAACACCATCAACACGATGGTGGATCAGCTCGGATCCTTCGCCTCGGAGGTGACCCGCGTCGCGCGCGAAGTGGGTACGGAAGGCAAGCTCGGCGGCCAGGCGGAGGTGAAGGGTGTCTCCGGCGTCTGGAAGGACCTCACGGACAACGTGAACTCCATGGCCTCGAACCTCACCTCGCAGGTGCGCAACATCGCCGAGGTGACCACGGCCGTGGCGAACGGCGATCTCGGCAAGAAGATCACCGTGGACGTCCGCGGTGAGATGCTCGAGCTGAAGAACACCATCAACACCATGGTGGACCAGCTCTCCTCCTTCGCCTCGGAAGTGACCCGCGTCGCCTGGGAAGTGGGCACGGAAGGCAAGCTCGGCGGCCAGGCGCAGGTGCGCGGGGTCGCAGGTACCTGGAAGAACCTCACCGACAGCGTGAACTCGATGGCCTCGGGCCTCACCGCCCAGGTGCGAGACATCGCCCGGGTGACCACGGCGGTGGCGAACGGCGAGCTCTCCAAGAAGATCACGGTGGAGGTGCGGGGCGAGATCCTCGAGCTCAAGAACACCATCAACACGATGGTCGATCAGCTCGGCTCCTTCGCCTCGGAAGTGACCCGCGTCGCCCGCGAAGTGGGTACGGAAGGCAAGCTCGGCGGCCAGGCGGACGTGCCCGGCGTCGCCGGCACCTGGAAGGACCTCACCGACAACGTGAACTCGATGGCGTCGAACCTCACCTCGCAGGTTCGAAACATCGCCGAGGTCACCACGGCGGTCGCGAACGGTGATCTCTCCAAGAAGATCACCGTGGACGTGAAGGGGGAGATCTACGAGCTCAAGAACACCATCAACACGATGGTCGATCAGCTCGGCTCCTTCGCCTCGGAAGTGACCCGCGTCGCCCGCGAGGTGGGTACGGAAGGCAAGCTCGGCGGGCAGGCCGACGTGCGCGGCGTCTCGGGCGTCTGGAAGGACCTCACCGACAACGTCAACTCGATGGCGTCCAACCTGACCGACCAGGTGCGCAACATCGCGGACGTGACCACCGCGGTGGCGACCGGTGACCTCTCCAAGAAGATCACCGTGGACGTGAAGGGCGAGATGCTCGACCTGAAGAGCACCATCAACACGATGGTGGATCAGCTCCGGTCGTTCGCCTCGGAAGTGACCCGCGTCGCCCGCGAGGTGGGTACGGAAGGCAAGCTCGGCGGCCAGGCGGACGTGCCCGGCGTCGCCGGCACCTGGAAGGACCTCACCGACAACGTGAACCTGATGGCCTCGAACCTCACCGCGCAGGTGCGAGGCATCGCCAACGTGGTCACCGCGGTCGCAGCCGGTGATCTGAAGCGCAAACTGGCGCTGGAAGCGAAGGGCGAGATCGCCGCGCTCGCCGACACCATCAACGGCATGATCGACACCCTCGCAATCTTCGCCGACCAGGTGACCAACGTCGCCCGAGAAGTGGGTGTGGAGGGCAAGCTCGGCGGCCAGGCGAAGGTGCCCGGCGCCGCCGGCATCTGGCGCGCCCTCACCGACAACGTGAACCAGCTCGCCGCCAACCTCACGACCCAGGTCCGCGCCATCGCCGAGGTGGCCACCGCGGTGACCAAGGGCGACCTCACCCGGTCGATTGCGGTGGAGGCGCAGGGCGAGCTCGCGGCCCTCAAGGACAACATCAACCAGATGATCCTGAACCTCCGGGAGACCACCCGGAGGAACACCGAGCAGGACTGGCTGAAGACGAACCTCGCCAAGTTCACCCGGCTGCTGCAGGGCCAGCGCGACCTCGAAGCGGTCTCCAAGCTCATCCTGAACGAGCTGGCGCCGCTGGTCTCCGCGCAGCACGGGGTCTTCTACCTGATGGACCCCAGCGACAAGAACACGCTGCAGCTCCTCTCCAGCTACGCCTACAAGGAGCGCAAGGGCCTCTCCAACCGCTTCAAGACCGGCGAGGGCCTCGTCGGCCAGTGCGCCCTCGAGAAGGAGCGGATCCTCATCACCGACGTACCGGAGGACTACATCCGGATCTCGTCGGGCCTCGGCGACGCGGCGCCGCGCAACATCGTGGTGCTGCCGGTGGTCTTCGAGGGGGAGGTGAAGGCGGTGGTCGAGCTCGCCTCCTTCTATCGCTTCAACGAGATCCACCTCGCCTTCCTCGATCAGCTCACCGAGTCGATCGGCATCGTGCTCAACACCATCGCCGCCGGCATGCGCACCGAGGAGCTGCTCAAGCAGTCCACCCAGCTCGCCGACGAGCTGCGCAGCCAGCAGAGCGAGCTCACCGAGACCAACCGGCGCCTCGAGCAGCAGGCCCGTTCGCTCCAGGCCTCGGAGGAGCGCCTCAAGCAGCAGCAGGAAGAGCTGCAGCAGACCAACGAGGAGCTCGAGGAGCGTTCGCGCCTGCTCCAGGTGCAGAACGCCGAGGTGGAGCGGAAGAACCGGGAGATCGAGCAGGCGAAGCTCGCCCTCGAGGAGCGCGCCCAGCAGCTGGCGCTGGCCTCGAAGTACAAGAGCGAGTTTCTCGCCAACATGAGCCACGAGCTGCGCACGCCGCTCAACAGCCTGCTCATCCTCTCGCGGCTCCTCGCCGACAACGGCGAGGGGAACCTCGACGACCGGCAGGTGGAGTTCGCCGAGACGATCCACGCCTCGGGCTCCGATCTCCTCTCGCTGATCAACGACATCCTCGATCTCTCCAAGATCGAGTCCGGGACCATGGCGGTGGACATCGACGAGTTCGTGCTCGGCCAGGCCCGCGAATACGTGGAGCGCACCTTCCGCCAGGTCGCCGCCGACAAGGGGCTCGAGTTCCGGGTGGAGTTCTCGCCGGCGCTGCCGCGCTCGATGTACACCGACGGCAGGCGGCTGCAGCAGGTCCTCAAAAACCTCCTCGCCAACTCGTTCAAGTTCACCGAGAAGGGATCGGTGATCCTGCGGGTCGAGGAGGCGAAGGGTGGCTGGAGCGCGGGCAACACCTCGCTCCAGCGCGCCGAGGGCGTGATCGCCTTCTCGGTGGAGGACACCGGGATCGGCATCGCCGAGAGCAAGCAGCGGATCATCTTCGAGGCCTTCCAGCAGGCGGATGGCACCACCAGCCGCAAATACGGTGGCACCGGGCTCGGCCTCTCGATCAGCCGCGAGCTGGCGACGCTGCTCGGCGGCGAGATCGTGGTGAAGAGCGAGCCGGGGAAGGGCAGCACCTTCACGCTCTACCTGCCCCGGACCTTCCTCCCGCAGCCCGTCCGTTCGCCCCTGCGCAACGTCCCCTGGGGCGGCGGCACCATGGGCGAGATGTGGAGCGCCGGCGCGCTCCCCGAGGACGTGAACACCGCGCTCCTGCCGCCCGGCATCGAAGACGATCGCCAGCAGCTCCAGGACGGCGATCGCAAGGTGCTCATCATGGAGGACGATCCGGGCTTCGCCCGGGTGCTCCTCGACCTCGCCAGGGAGAAGGGCTTCAAGGGCATCGTCGCCTCCCGCGGCGACACCGGCCTCGCCCTGGCCCGGGAGCTCAAGCCCGACGCCATCACCCTCGACCTGCGCCTGCCCGGCGCCGACGGCTGGACCGTCCTCGACCGGCTCAAGCACGACGCCGCCACCCGGCACATCCCGGTCCACGTGATCACCGGCTCCGACGCCAATTGGAAGCGGGGCCTGCGCCTCGGCGCCCTCGCCTGGCTGCAGAAGCCCGCGAGCCGGGAACAGATCGGCGACGCCCTCGACTCGGTCACCACCTTCCTCGAGCGGCCGGTGAAGAACCTGCTCGTGGTCGAAGACGACGAGAAGCAGCGGATGGCGATCCGCAACCTCATCGGCAACGGCGACGTGAAGACCACCGCGGTGGGCAGCGGTGCCGCGGCGCTGGCGGCCCTCGACGAGAAGCACTTCGACTGCGTGGTCCTCGACCTCGGCCTTCCCGACATGGACGGGGTGGAGCTGATCGAGAAGCTCCACGAGAAGGCCGGGGAGCGGCTGCCCATCGTGATCTACACGGGCAAGGAGCTCACCGAGCAGGAGGAGATTGCCCTGAAGCGCGTCTCCGATGCGATCGTGATCAAGGGGGTGCGCTCGCCCGAGCATCTCCTCGACGAGACCGCGCTCTTCCTCCACCGCGTGGAGAGCAACCTCCCCGTCGAGAAGCGCGAGATGCTCAAGCGGGTCCAGGACCCGATCCTCTCCAGCCGCACGGTGCTCGTCGTGGACGACGACGTGCGGAACATCTTCGCGCTCACCAGCGTCCTCGAGCGCCAGGCGATGAAGGTCCTCTTCGCCGAGAACGGCAGGAAGGGTCTCGAAACCCTGAAGGCCAACCCCGAGATCGACGTGGTCCTGATGGACGTGATGATGCCGGAGATGGACGGCTACGAGACGATGCGGGCCATCCGCCAGGAGGGCACCTTCCGCCACCTGCCGATCATCGCGCTCACCGCGAAGGCGATGAAGGGTGATCGGGAGAAGTGCATCGAGGCGGGCGCCTCCGACTACATCACCAAGCCGGTGGATACCGACCAGCTCCTCTCGCTACTGCGGGTGTGGCTCTACGGTGCCGGCGAGAAGAAGCCGGCGACCGGGTCGCAGGTGCGTCCCGAGGCCTGA
- a CDS encoding response regulator translates to MWGERVDVLAVDDNPSNLLSLEAVLQDLGANLVKATSGDEALLRVLERDFALVLLDIQMPGLDGFETARLIRSRDRSKHLPVIFLTAFEHESSAVQRGYDLGAVDFLFKPIVPSVLKSKVAVFLDLHRKNTEVVRQAQLLQEASRREHERSLAEARARWERERLEANNERLQTLATVGSILLGESDPTVFVPAVCDEVAERLGFDVGSLHLCEGHHGEMSLAWKRGLELAPRGDTPAIREALAQRAPVVLQHVQDSDDAIAAEARKAGVLCGTALPLLAERRLLGVVRFGSRERATISDDELAVLQVAADQLAIGLDRVGLVRQLQKSAADLRAADRRKDEFLAMLAHELRNPLAPIVNALSLVRRRIDGEEPALRSVAAAERQALHMARLVDDLLDVSRITQGKIALRRERVELRTVVEHALQTGAPLVQAKMHHLEVVQPDGSVLVDADATRLAQVIANLIHNAAKYTDEGGNIRLACVVEGSDLVVSVEDDGVGIRPEMLEQVFETFVQIDPTSDRARGGLGLGLTLVRSLAHLHGGTVDAHSDGPGKGARFTVRLPVVVQAAEAAAKSVEEKGKMESVARSILLVEDNEDIRLTLRDLLEFEGHEVAEAADGAAGAEMIVARKPNVALVDIGLPGLDGYQVAQRVRRDLPPENTRLVALTGYGGDDVARKAREAGFDAHLIKPVKIEELFRLLGELC, encoded by the coding sequence ATGTGGGGCGAACGGGTGGACGTTCTCGCGGTAGACGACAATCCGAGCAACCTCCTTTCCCTCGAGGCCGTGCTCCAGGACCTGGGGGCGAATCTCGTCAAGGCGACGTCCGGTGATGAAGCGCTGTTGCGCGTACTCGAGCGTGATTTCGCGCTCGTTCTCCTCGACATCCAGATGCCCGGCCTCGATGGCTTCGAGACGGCGCGGCTGATCCGTTCGCGGGATCGCAGCAAGCATCTACCCGTGATCTTCCTCACCGCCTTCGAGCACGAGAGCTCGGCGGTGCAGCGGGGCTACGACCTGGGCGCGGTCGATTTCCTCTTCAAGCCGATCGTTCCCAGCGTCCTCAAGTCCAAGGTCGCGGTCTTCCTCGATCTCCATCGCAAGAACACGGAGGTCGTCCGCCAGGCGCAGCTGCTGCAAGAGGCCTCCCGCCGTGAGCACGAGCGCAGCCTCGCCGAGGCGCGGGCGCGCTGGGAGCGCGAGCGCCTCGAGGCCAACAACGAGCGCCTCCAGACCCTGGCGACGGTGGGCAGCATCCTCCTCGGGGAGAGCGATCCCACCGTCTTCGTTCCGGCGGTCTGCGACGAGGTCGCCGAACGCCTCGGTTTCGACGTGGGGTCCCTCCACCTCTGCGAGGGCCACCACGGCGAGATGTCGCTGGCGTGGAAGCGCGGGCTGGAGCTCGCCCCCCGGGGTGACACGCCGGCGATCCGGGAGGCCCTGGCGCAGCGCGCGCCGGTGGTGCTGCAGCACGTGCAGGATTCTGACGACGCCATCGCCGCCGAAGCCCGGAAGGCCGGCGTCCTCTGCGGCACCGCGCTGCCCCTCCTCGCCGAACGACGCCTCCTCGGCGTGGTGCGATTCGGTAGCAGGGAGCGGGCCACGATCAGCGACGACGAGCTCGCCGTGCTGCAGGTGGCGGCCGATCAGCTCGCCATCGGCCTCGACCGCGTGGGCTTGGTGCGGCAGCTGCAGAAGAGCGCCGCCGATCTGCGCGCCGCCGACCGGCGCAAGGACGAATTTCTGGCGATGCTCGCCCACGAGCTGCGCAACCCGCTCGCGCCGATCGTCAACGCACTCAGCCTGGTGCGCCGGCGCATCGACGGCGAGGAGCCTGCCCTGCGCTCCGTCGCCGCAGCGGAGCGGCAGGCGCTCCACATGGCCCGCCTCGTCGACGACCTCCTCGACGTCTCGCGGATCACGCAGGGAAAGATCGCGCTGCGCCGCGAGCGGGTCGAGCTCCGCACCGTCGTCGAGCACGCGCTGCAGACCGGCGCGCCGCTGGTGCAGGCGAAGATGCACCACCTCGAGGTGGTCCAGCCCGACGGCAGCGTCCTCGTCGACGCCGACGCGACCCGCCTCGCCCAGGTGATCGCGAACCTCATCCACAACGCCGCCAAATACACCGACGAGGGCGGCAACATCCGCCTCGCCTGCGTCGTCGAGGGAAGCGACCTGGTCGTCTCGGTCGAGGACGACGGTGTCGGAATCCGCCCGGAGATGCTCGAGCAGGTCTTCGAGACCTTCGTGCAGATCGATCCGACCTCCGACCGCGCCAGGGGCGGCCTCGGCCTCGGTCTCACCCTGGTTCGCAGTCTCGCCCACCTGCACGGTGGAACCGTCGACGCCCACAGCGACGGTCCCGGCAAGGGGGCCCGCTTCACCGTTCGGCTGCCGGTCGTGGTGCAGGCAGCAGAGGCAGCGGCGAAGTCGGTCGAGGAGAAGGGAAAGATGGAGAGCGTCGCGCGCAGCATCCTCCTCGTCGAGGACAACGAAGACATCCGGCTCACCCTCCGTGACCTGCTCGAGTTCGAGGGGCACGAGGTGGCCGAGGCGGCGGACGGTGCCGCCGGCGCCGAGATGATCGTGGCCAGGAAGCCCAACGTCGCCCTGGTCGACATCGGCCTGCCTGGCCTCGACGGCTACCAGGTGGCGCAGCGCGTCCGCCGCGACCTGCCCCCCGAGAACACGCGGCTGGTGGCCCTCACCGGCTACGGCGGCGACGACGTCGCGCGCAAGGCCCGCGAGGCGGGCTTCGACGCCCACCTGATCAAACCCGTGAAGATCGAAGAGCTCTTCCGCCTGCTCGGCGAGCTCTGCTGA
- a CDS encoding alpha/beta fold hydrolase, with amino-acid sequence MEGPPHRSEPVTSPIRPAWIPERLYPFRSRYLSIDGCRLHYIDEGEGPPLLLLHGNPTWSFVYREIVLALRDRFRCIAPDYPGFGLSVAHAGYGFTPAEHTHVVEQLVQHLDLEGGALMGQEWGGPIGLAIAARHPDRFRALVLGNSWAWPVNRSPRFAAFSRLVGGSGGSWLIEHLDAFVELGLRLGATRKLPREVMDAYRGPFPTPTARLPTAVFPREILGSRHFLLEVEHGLRALAEKPTLLVWGDRDLAFRGPERRRFERTFPLHETVILRGAGHYIQEDDPRGIARAIRRFWDDRFTH; translated from the coding sequence GTGGAAGGCCCTCCGCACCGCTCCGAGCCGGTTACCAGCCCGATCCGGCCTGCCTGGATCCCCGAGCGGCTCTACCCCTTTCGGAGCCGCTACCTCTCCATCGACGGCTGTCGACTGCACTACATCGACGAAGGCGAGGGTCCACCGCTCCTCCTCCTGCACGGGAACCCCACCTGGTCGTTCGTCTACCGGGAGATCGTCCTCGCGCTCCGGGACCGATTCCGCTGCATCGCCCCCGACTATCCGGGCTTCGGCCTCTCCGTGGCCCACGCCGGCTACGGCTTCACCCCAGCGGAGCACACCCACGTCGTCGAGCAGCTCGTCCAGCATCTCGATCTCGAGGGCGGCGCGCTCATGGGACAGGAATGGGGGGGTCCCATCGGCCTTGCCATCGCCGCTCGGCATCCGGACCGCTTCCGGGCGCTGGTGTTGGGGAATTCCTGGGCCTGGCCGGTGAACCGGAGCCCCCGTTTCGCGGCCTTCTCGCGCCTCGTCGGGGGCAGCGGCGGCAGCTGGCTGATCGAGCACCTCGACGCCTTCGTCGAGCTGGGCCTGCGCCTGGGCGCCACGCGCAAGCTGCCTCGCGAGGTGATGGACGCCTACCGCGGCCCCTTTCCCACCCCGACCGCGCGGCTGCCGACGGCGGTCTTCCCCCGGGAGATCCTGGGGAGCCGCCACTTCCTCCTCGAGGTCGAGCACGGGCTCCGCGCCCTCGCGGAGAAGCCGACGCTGCTGGTCTGGGGCGACCGCGACCTCGCCTTCCGCGGGCCGGAGCGGCGGCGCTTCGAGCGGACCTTTCCGCTGCACGAGACGGTGATCCTCCGGGGGGCTGGGCACTACATCCAGGAGGACGATCCCCGGGGGATCGCCCGGGCGATCCGCCGCTTCTGGGACGACCGCTTCACCCACTGA
- a CDS encoding putative DNA modification/repair radical SAM protein, producing MDPQKKLAILADAAKYDASCASSGGSRRAAPGGLGSAEGMGICHSYTPDGRCVSLLKILLTNFCIYDCTYCVNRISSDTPRARFTPEEVVSLTLDFYRRNYIEGLFLSSGVLRSPDHTMEELVRVARLLREDHGFAGYIHLKVVPGASPELIEAAGLHADRVSANVELPTEADLARLAPEKKLPVIDETMGRIHLRRTEAKEERRTFAPAGQSTQIIVGATDTPDATILATSSRLYETHRLRRVYYSAFSPIPGADVRLPAKSPPLVREHRLYEADWLIRFYGFEAQELAGADAPQLDLGIDPKLAWALRNRAYFPVDLNIAPRGALLRVPGIGVRGAERIVEARRHRRLRIADLGKLRVAKNRALPFVVAADHNPTAAWIDRDDLRERIVRPQAAQLSLFDAAAPAAAPEPAPLAPALSGEL from the coding sequence GTGGATCCGCAGAAGAAGCTCGCCATCCTCGCCGACGCGGCCAAATACGACGCATCCTGCGCCTCGAGCGGCGGCAGCCGCCGCGCCGCGCCCGGCGGCCTCGGCAGCGCCGAGGGGATGGGCATCTGCCACAGCTACACGCCGGACGGCAGGTGCGTGTCGCTGCTCAAGATCCTGCTCACCAATTTCTGCATCTACGACTGCACCTATTGCGTGAACCGCATCTCCAGCGACACGCCCCGCGCCCGCTTCACGCCGGAGGAGGTGGTCTCCCTCACCCTCGACTTCTACCGGCGCAACTACATCGAGGGGCTCTTCCTGAGCTCCGGCGTGCTCCGGAGCCCCGATCACACGATGGAGGAGCTGGTGCGGGTCGCCCGCCTCCTCCGCGAGGACCACGGCTTCGCCGGCTACATCCACCTCAAGGTGGTGCCCGGCGCCTCGCCGGAGCTGATCGAGGCGGCGGGTCTCCACGCCGATCGCGTCAGCGCCAACGTGGAGCTGCCCACCGAGGCGGACCTCGCCCGGCTGGCGCCCGAGAAGAAGCTGCCGGTGATCGACGAGACGATGGGCCGGATCCACCTCCGCCGGACCGAGGCGAAGGAGGAGCGCCGCACCTTCGCCCCAGCGGGACAGAGCACCCAGATCATCGTCGGGGCCACCGACACGCCGGACGCCACCATCCTCGCCACCTCGTCGCGGCTCTACGAAACCCATCGCCTCCGCCGGGTCTATTACTCGGCCTTCAGCCCCATCCCCGGCGCCGACGTGCGGCTGCCGGCGAAGTCGCCGCCGCTGGTCCGCGAGCACCGGCTCTACGAGGCCGATTGGCTGATCCGCTTCTACGGCTTCGAGGCGCAGGAGCTGGCGGGAGCGGACGCGCCGCAGCTCGATCTCGGGATCGATCCCAAGCTCGCCTGGGCGCTGCGCAACCGTGCCTACTTCCCGGTGGACCTCAACATCGCGCCGCGGGGCGCCTTGCTGCGGGTACCGGGGATCGGCGTCCGGGGCGCCGAGCGGATCGTCGAGGCCCGGCGGCACCGCCGCCTGCGCATCGCCGACCTCGGCAAGCTGCGGGTGGCGAAGAACCGGGCGCTGCCCTTCGTCGTCGCCGCCGACCACAACCCCACCGCCGCCTGGATCGACCGCGACGATCTGCGCGAGCGGATCGTCCGTCCGCAGGCGGCGCAGCTCTCGCTCTTCGACGCGGCGGCGCCAGCAGCGGCCCCGGAGCCTGCGCCCCTCGCGCCGGCGCTCTCGGGGGAGCTGTGA